From the genome of Gracilinanus agilis isolate LMUSP501 chromosome 2, AgileGrace, whole genome shotgun sequence, one region includes:
- the LOC123233683 gene encoding olfactory receptor 2D2-like: protein MRDINKTWVTEFFFLGLSDDFQIQLLLFIFFLIVYLVTVLGNLLLISLVLIDSQLHTSMYFFLCNLSLADLCFSTCIVPQTLAHMLSRRKVISFTGCAAQLLFSLFLGCTECALLAVMSYDRYLAICDPMHYHIIMTWRLCGHLALGCWASGILVTLVDTTFTLQLPYQGDNRIAHFFCESPALLALASADTHSSKMAIFLMGVVILLAPVSLILVSYGSIIVTVIRMKTTSGRLKAFSTCGSHLLVVIIFYGSAIINYMTPKSSEKQAKVVSVFYTVINPMLNPLIYSLRNKDVNRAFRNVAKKRKLFIS from the coding sequence atgaGGGACATCAACAAGACCTGGGTGACAGAATTCTTCTTTCTAGGACTTTCTGATGATTTTCAAATTCAACTActgctcttcattttctttctgataGTCTACTTGGTTACTGTGCTTGGAAACCTTCTTCTCATCTCCCTAGTTCTGATTGATTCACAACTCCATACATCCATGTACTTTTTCCTTTGCAACTTGTCTTTGGCTGACCTGTGCTTCTCTACTTGTATTGTTCCCCAAACTCTTGCTCACATGTTATCCAGAAGAAAGGTAATTTCCTTCACAGGCTGTGCAGCTCagcttcttttctccctctttttaggATGTACAGAGTGTGCACTGTTAGCTGTGATGTCCTATGACAGGTACTTGGCAATCTGTGACCCCATGCACTACCATATCATCATGACCTGGAGGCTATGTGGCCACTTGGCCTTAGGTTGCTGGGCCAGTGGTATTCTAGTGACCTTGGTTGACACCACATTCACATTGCAACTCCCCTACCAAGGAGATAATAGAATTGCTCATTTCTTTTGTGAGTCTCCAGCCCTCTTAGCCTTGGCTTCTGCAGACACCCACAGTTCAAAGATGGCCATTTTCTTAATGGGTGTGGTGATTCTTCTTGCACCTGTATCTCTGATTCTGGTGTCCTATGGCTCCATTATAGTGACTGTGATCAGGATGAAAACAACCTCAGGGAGACTCAAGGCATTCTCCACTTGTGGCTCCCACCTCCTTGTGGTCATTATTTTTTATGGGTCAGCCATCATTAACTATATGACACCTAAATCCTCAGAGAAGCAGGCAAAAGTGGTGTCTGTATTTTATACTGTGATAAACCCCATGCTTAATCCCCTCATTTACAGCCTAAGGAACAAGGATGTGAATAGGGCATTTAGGAATGTAGCCAAAAAAAGGAAACTCTTTATATCCTGA